The Pseudoliparis swirei isolate HS2019 ecotype Mariana Trench chromosome 1, NWPU_hadal_v1, whole genome shotgun sequence genome has a window encoding:
- the LOC130193090 gene encoding SH2 domain-containing adapter protein E-like, with protein sequence MAKWFKEFPINLKNGADRIRSASESGSQPRANKAGLVASIGTKTSGSKSGHRKNSSGDTTGGGVGSLLSGRNRKNSATELSRSGAISPKDGTVWENLLSGKSRKNSKALPVFEEQHRPPKSSPSANAFISRLIRVDKQDKSPNFNSATITNQVVPEAEKPGQCNTETVIILEDYADPFDAQKTREQREAERVGENDGYMEPYDAQQMITEIRRRGSKDLLKVCVLVEASEATVEDSAPVPLQIYDVPYEGSGDGDKTAVMRPELPWEWKKEHIVKTLSAQFDSPERQTKEEMPHPTLTRQPQHPLAQPPQQHQHLRQKSWTQKILRSSPTTPSPSCNPGSIPDPEACCVDPCLPLEKQSWYHGYVTRQEAEFQLQSCKEASFLVRNSESDSSKYSIALKTSQGCVHIIVAQTKESGYTLDQISCVFASIPEVVHHYCSRRLPFGGAEHMTLLHPVPRIH encoded by the exons ATGGCAAAGTGGTTCAAGGAGTTCCCCATCAACCTGAAGAATGGTGCCGACAGGATCCGCTCAGCCTCCGAATCGGGCTCACAACCTCGAGCCAATAAAGCCGGGCTGGTGGCCAGCATCGGTACCAAAACATCGGGCTCCAAATCGGGTCATCGGAAGAACTCCTCTGGGGACACCACGGGCGGAGGAGTCGGGTCTCTCCTGTCCGGAAGAAACCGGAAGAACTCCGCCACAGAGTTGAGTAGAAGTGGTGCCATCTCCCCGAAAGATGGCACAGTTTGGGAGAACCTCCTGTCTGGAAAAAGTCGCAAGAACTCCAAAGCGCTGCCGGTGTTTGAGGAGCAGCACCGACCCCCGAAAAGCTCTCCATCTGCCAACGCGTTCATCAGCCGGCTGATCCGAGTGGACAAACAGGACAAAAGCCCCAACTTCAACAGCGCCACCATCACCAATCAAGTGGTACCCGAAGCAGAGAAACCAGGCCAGTGCAATACCGAGACG GTGATCATCCTTGAGGATTACGCAGATCCCTTTGATGCCCAGAAGACCAGGGAGCAAAGGGAGGCCGAGAGGGTCGGGGAGAACGATGGCTACATGGAGCCGTACGATGCCCAGCAGATGATCACCG AAATCAGACGTCGGGGGTCCAAGGACctgctgaaggtgtgtgtgctggtggagGCGAGCGAGGCAACGGTGGAGGACAGTGCGCCCGTGCCCTTACAGATATATGACGTCCCGTATGAGGGCAGTGGTGACGGGGACAAGACGGCGGTCATGCGGCCCGAGCTGCCCTGGGAGTGGAAGAAAGAGCATATCGTCAAAACTCTGTCAG CACAGTTTGACAGCCCTGAACGCCAAACCAAAGAGGAGATGCCTCACCCCACACTCACCAGGCAGCCCCAACACCCGCTGGCCCAGCCTCCGCAGCAGCATCAGCACCTGAGGCAGAAAAGCTGGACCCAGAAGATCCTGCGGTCCTCTCCCACGACGCCGTCGCCATCCTGCAACCCCGGCAGCATCCCCGACCCCGAGGCCTGCTGCGTTGACCCCTGCCTGCCCCTGGAAAaacagag CTGGTACCATGGCTACGTGACTCGCCAGGAGGCGGAGTTTCAGCTGCAGTCTTGCAAAGAGGCCAGCTTCCTGGTCAGGAACAGCGAGTCGGACAGCAGCAAGTACTCCATCGCCCTCAA GACGAGCCAAGGCTGCGTCCACATCATTGTTGCCCAGACCAAAGAAAGCGGCTACACCCTGGACCAGATCAGCTGCGTGTTCGCCAGCATCCCAGAGGTGGTGCATCACTACTGCTCCCGCCGTCTGCCTTTCGGCGGCGCTGAGCACATGACCCTGCTGCATCCAGTGCCTCGCATCCACTGA